Proteins encoded by one window of Pseudonocardia alni:
- a CDS encoding response regulator transcription factor — protein sequence MHILLIEDDDRVAAALRPALHRHGMTTTRLDHGRGAVDHLDGVDVVLLDLGLPDADGLDVCRAIRAVSEVPVLMVTARGEVTDRIAGLHTGADDYLVKPYDIGELVARVHAVQRRRKVGDDGTVAPAGSAPVTVGDVRVDPERHEVTVAGEQVVLTRKEFQVLSLLARADGAVCTRAQIVAEVWGRGWAGANRTLDVHVATLRTKLGRPELVRTVRGVGYRFAATED from the coding sequence GTGCACATCCTGCTGATCGAGGACGACGACAGGGTCGCCGCCGCGCTGCGCCCGGCGCTGCACCGGCACGGGATGACCACGACCCGCCTCGACCACGGCCGCGGCGCCGTCGACCACCTCGACGGCGTCGACGTCGTGCTGCTCGACCTGGGCCTCCCCGACGCCGACGGGCTCGACGTCTGCCGTGCGATCCGCGCCGTCTCCGAGGTCCCGGTGCTGATGGTGACCGCCCGCGGCGAGGTCACCGACCGCATCGCCGGGCTGCACACCGGCGCCGACGACTACCTGGTCAAGCCCTACGACATCGGCGAGCTCGTGGCCCGGGTGCACGCGGTGCAGCGCCGCCGCAAGGTCGGCGACGACGGCACGGTCGCCCCGGCCGGGTCGGCCCCGGTGACCGTCGGCGACGTCCGCGTCGACCCCGAACGGCACGAGGTCACCGTCGCCGGGGAGCAGGTGGTGCTCACCCGCAAGGAGTTCCAGGTGCTGTCGCTGCTCGCGCGGGCCGACGGGGCCGTGTGCACCCGCGCCCAGATCGTCGCCGAGGTGTGGGGGCGCGGCTGGGCGGGCGCGAACCGGACCCTCGACGTGCACGTGGCGACGCTGCGGACCAAGCTCGGCCGCCCCGAGCTGGTGCGCACCGTGCGCGGCGTCGGGTACCGCTTCGCCGCCACCGAGGACTGA
- a CDS encoding amino acid ABC transporter ATP-binding protein, whose translation MVRMAGVQKHFGDLHVLRDIDLDVARGEVVVVLGPSGSGKSTLCRTINRLEPIDTGTIEIDGTALAAEGKALAALRADVGMVFQSFNLFAHKTILENVTLAPLKVRGASKAEAEKTGLALLERVGIANQRDKYPAQLSGGQQQRAAIARALAMKPKVMLFDEPTSALDPEMVNEVLDTMTSLAKEGMTMVVVTHEMGFARRAAHRVVFMSDGEIVEDSTPDDFFTAPRSDRAKDFLGKILSH comes from the coding sequence ATGGTGCGGATGGCCGGGGTGCAGAAGCACTTCGGCGACCTCCACGTGCTGCGTGACATCGACCTCGACGTCGCCCGTGGTGAGGTCGTCGTCGTCCTCGGCCCCTCCGGTTCCGGCAAGTCCACACTCTGCCGCACGATCAACCGGCTCGAGCCGATCGACACCGGAACGATCGAGATCGACGGCACCGCGCTGGCCGCGGAGGGCAAGGCGCTGGCCGCCCTGCGCGCCGACGTCGGCATGGTCTTCCAGTCGTTCAACCTGTTCGCGCACAAGACGATCCTGGAGAACGTCACGCTGGCCCCGCTCAAGGTCCGCGGCGCCTCCAAGGCCGAGGCCGAGAAGACCGGGCTGGCGCTGCTGGAGCGCGTCGGCATCGCGAACCAGCGCGACAAGTACCCGGCGCAGCTGTCCGGCGGCCAGCAGCAGCGTGCGGCGATCGCCCGCGCGCTGGCGATGAAGCCGAAGGTGATGCTCTTCGACGAGCCGACCTCGGCGCTGGACCCGGAGATGGTCAACGAGGTGCTCGACACCATGACCTCACTGGCCAAGGAGGGCATGACGATGGTCGTCGTGACCCACGAGATGGGCTTCGCCCGCCGGGCCGCGCACCGCGTCGTGTTCATGAGCGACGGCGAGATCGTCGAGGACTCCACGCCCGACGACTTCTTCACCGCGCCGCGCAGCGACCGCGCCAAGGACTTCCTCGGCAAGATCCTCTCCCACTGA
- a CDS encoding glutamate ABC transporter substrate-binding protein: protein MKRTRILVAAALAATLALAGCGQEGAPGAEGSGYEPTVAQNVEVAGSPTFAAMKQRGRVIVGVKDDQPGLGFRDATTGQFTGFDIDIARMVAGGLGFSPDQIDYKVVPSAAREDVIERGEVDYYVGTYTINDKRKQRVGFAGPYYTAGQGLLVRADDNAITGPQTLQGKKVCSVTGSTPIQRVRDQNLTEAANIVEFQTYTQCVDQLINNQVDAVTTDDAILLGYASQNPEQLKVVGEKFSSEPYGIGLPKNDTALRTKVNDLLQAAIDDGTWKTIYDGTLGKSGTQAEPPTIDRY, encoded by the coding sequence GTGAAGAGAACCCGCATCCTGGTGGCGGCCGCCCTGGCCGCCACCCTGGCCCTGGCCGGCTGCGGCCAGGAGGGCGCACCGGGCGCCGAGGGCTCGGGCTACGAGCCCACCGTCGCACAGAACGTCGAGGTCGCCGGTTCGCCGACGTTCGCGGCGATGAAGCAGCGCGGCCGCGTGATCGTCGGCGTCAAGGACGACCAGCCGGGCCTCGGTTTCCGCGACGCCACCACGGGCCAGTTCACCGGCTTCGACATCGACATCGCCAGGATGGTCGCCGGCGGTCTCGGCTTCTCCCCGGACCAGATCGACTACAAGGTCGTCCCGTCCGCGGCACGTGAGGACGTCATCGAGCGCGGCGAGGTCGACTACTACGTCGGCACCTACACGATCAACGACAAGCGCAAGCAGCGCGTCGGATTCGCCGGGCCGTACTACACCGCGGGCCAGGGCCTGCTCGTGCGCGCCGACGACAACGCGATCACCGGCCCGCAGACGCTGCAGGGCAAGAAGGTCTGCTCGGTCACCGGCTCGACCCCGATCCAGCGGGTCCGGGACCAGAACCTCACCGAGGCGGCGAACATCGTCGAGTTCCAGACCTACACCCAGTGCGTCGACCAGCTGATCAACAACCAGGTCGACGCCGTCACCACGGATGACGCGATCCTGCTCGGCTACGCCTCGCAGAACCCGGAGCAGCTGAAGGTCGTCGGGGAGAAGTTCTCCTCCGAGCCCTACGGCATCGGCCTGCCGAAGAACGACACCGCGCTGCGCACCAAGGTCAACGACCTGCTGCAGGCCGCGATCGACGACGGCACCTGGAAGACGATCTACGACGGCACCCTGGGCAAGTCCGGCACCCAGGCCGAGCCGCCCACGATCGACCGCTACTGA
- a CDS encoding amino acid ABC transporter permease, producing MNVLLDNADVYWRAILGTVGLFVVSAIGSLILGTLIAGLRVSPVPVLRTFGSLYVTLLRNTPLTLVLFFFAFAYPRLELVEFSFFTLACIGLTLYTAAFVCEIVRSGINTVPVGQAEAARALGFTFTQTLGQIVLPQAVRAVVPPMTNIQIALLKNTTIASGFAVFQLGSVYSVLSERGYNVMIGLLWIAAIFVVLVVPLTLLQRRLDAKWGVAR from the coding sequence GTGAACGTCCTGCTGGACAACGCCGACGTGTACTGGCGCGCGATCCTCGGCACCGTCGGGCTGTTCGTCGTCTCGGCCATCGGCTCGCTGATCCTCGGCACCCTGATCGCCGGTCTGCGGGTCAGCCCGGTGCCGGTGCTGCGCACCTTCGGCAGCCTCTACGTGACGCTGCTGCGGAACACGCCGCTCACCCTGGTGCTGTTCTTCTTCGCCTTCGCCTACCCGCGCCTGGAGCTGGTGGAGTTCTCGTTCTTCACCCTGGCCTGCATCGGCCTGACCCTCTACACCGCGGCGTTCGTCTGCGAGATCGTCCGGTCGGGCATCAACACCGTGCCGGTCGGCCAGGCCGAGGCGGCCCGGGCTCTCGGCTTCACCTTCACCCAGACGCTGGGCCAGATCGTGCTCCCGCAGGCTGTGCGGGCCGTCGTCCCGCCGATGACGAACATCCAGATCGCGCTGCTGAAGAACACCACGATCGCCTCCGGGTTCGCGGTGTTCCAGCTGGGCAGCGTCTACAGCGTGCTCTCCGAGCGCGGCTACAACGTCATGATCGGCCTGCTCTGGATCGCGGCGATCTTCGTGGTCCTGGTGGTCCCGTTGACGCTGCTGCAGCGGCGGCTCGACGCGAAGTGGGGTGTCGCCCGATGA
- a CDS encoding amino acid ABC transporter permease — MSSVLYDVPGPAAIRRNRTFGVVGTLIVLALVGFVVWRFYEAGQFSPRLWEWITYVRIQYLLLGALWATISAFAVAAVLSLAFGAFFAAGRLSDHRWVSVPATTVVEFFRAVPLLVLIFILYFGLSRGLGIEIDAFWAVVLGLMLYNGSVLAEVFRAGVNAVPRGQREAAYALGMRKTPVMTNVLLPQALRSMLPTILSQLVVVLKDTALGFIILYPELLYQARFLGSQNQLGSPILPVALVIAVIYIGLCLILTGISRLVERRLSQGPRSGGAKPADPELTAPQMPSGVGYGGGAA, encoded by the coding sequence ATGAGCTCGGTCCTCTACGACGTGCCCGGACCGGCCGCGATCCGGCGCAACCGGACCTTCGGCGTGGTCGGCACGCTGATCGTCCTGGCACTGGTCGGGTTCGTGGTCTGGCGGTTCTACGAAGCCGGCCAGTTCTCCCCGCGGCTGTGGGAGTGGATCACCTACGTCCGCATCCAGTACCTGCTGCTCGGGGCGCTCTGGGCGACGATCAGCGCCTTCGCGGTGGCCGCGGTGCTGTCGCTGGCCTTCGGCGCGTTCTTCGCCGCGGGACGGCTCTCGGACCACCGCTGGGTCAGCGTCCCGGCGACGACGGTCGTCGAGTTCTTCCGCGCCGTCCCGCTGCTGGTGCTGATCTTCATCCTGTACTTCGGCCTCTCCCGCGGGCTCGGCATCGAGATCGACGCCTTCTGGGCGGTCGTGCTCGGCCTGATGCTCTACAACGGCTCGGTGCTCGCCGAGGTGTTCCGCGCCGGCGTCAACGCGGTGCCCCGCGGTCAGCGCGAGGCCGCCTACGCGCTCGGGATGCGCAAGACCCCGGTGATGACGAACGTGCTGCTCCCGCAGGCGCTGCGCTCGATGCTGCCGACGATCCTGTCGCAGCTCGTCGTGGTCCTGAAGGACACCGCGCTCGGTTTCATCATCCTCTACCCCGAGCTGCTCTACCAGGCGCGTTTCCTGGGCAGCCAGAACCAGCTGGGCTCGCCGATCCTGCCGGTCGCGCTGGTCATCGCGGTGATCTACATCGGGCTGTGCCTGATCCTGACCGGGATCTCGCGGCTGGTGGAGCGGCGGCTGTCGCAGGGGCCGCGCAGCGGCGGGGCGAAGCCCGCCGACCCGGAGCTGACCGCGCCGCAGATGCCGTCCGGCGTCGGGTACGGCGGCGGCGCGGCCTGA
- a CDS encoding AAA family ATPase: protein MSAGHFVARVTLDPDAPADGYPFDLGVVRWLRAHGGLALYPGVTFLVGENGSGKSTLLEALAVALGLNAEGGSASFRFATRASESDLGTHLRTVRRPGRERTSFFLRAESYYNVATEVERLDREGGGPPLSPAFGGSPHERSHGESFVALLRHRFSPRGLYLLDEPEAALSVTGALAVLARMTDLTARGSQFVVATHSPVLLALPGATILEIGDDGAVRRVGYDEALPVVLTRGFLADPDAFLRHL, encoded by the coding sequence GTGAGCGCCGGGCACTTCGTCGCCCGTGTGACCCTCGACCCCGACGCGCCCGCCGACGGCTACCCGTTCGACCTCGGCGTCGTGCGGTGGCTGCGCGCGCACGGCGGCCTCGCGCTCTACCCGGGCGTCACGTTCCTGGTCGGGGAGAACGGGTCCGGCAAGTCCACCCTGCTGGAGGCGCTCGCCGTCGCGCTCGGGCTCAACGCGGAGGGCGGCTCGGCGTCGTTCCGGTTCGCGACCCGGGCCAGCGAGTCCGACCTCGGGACGCACCTGCGGACGGTGCGCCGGCCGGGGCGGGAACGGACCAGCTTCTTCCTACGCGCGGAGTCCTACTACAACGTGGCGACCGAGGTCGAACGCCTCGACCGGGAGGGCGGCGGCCCGCCGCTGTCGCCGGCGTTCGGGGGCTCGCCGCACGAGCGCAGCCACGGCGAGTCCTTCGTCGCGCTGCTGAGGCACCGGTTCTCCCCGCGCGGGCTGTACCTGCTCGACGAGCCGGAGGCCGCCCTGTCGGTCACCGGGGCCCTGGCCGTGCTCGCCCGGATGACCGACCTGACCGCGCGGGGCAGCCAGTTCGTCGTCGCCACCCACTCGCCGGTGCTGCTCGCGCTGCCCGGGGCGACGATCCTGGAGATCGGCGACGACGGCGCGGTCCGCCGCGTCGGGTACGACGAGGCGCTCCCGGTCGTGCTGACCCGGGGGTTCCTCGCCGACCCGGACGCATTCCTGCGGCACCTGTAG
- a CDS encoding S9 family peptidase encodes MTISGYGSWPTPVTSEVVVTAAVRLGEVRPDGAPGTEDTGVVWAEGRAAEGGRTQLVRRTGGDAAGSRTDLLPEGANARSAVHEYGGGAWWLHAGSPGVVWYVEWADQRLYRLDRGAAPVALTPEPAVPRGDRHADGDVAPDGTWMVVVRERHHAAHTPAAEVVNEIVRLDARAPSEPEVLVGGPDFVAAPRISPDGGTLAFLSWNHPSMPWDDVELTVRDLASGVDTVVAGGPGESVTEPQWQSDGSLTFISDRTGWWNLYRWLPGHDIETLVRIDAEIGVPGWSLGGSRYAVLDDGRVVFARSSRGFDALVVRELDGRIIELDTPFTAIGSVRADGPYAVVCVAGSPTAEPGVHRVVPAPDGAGEPGAAGVQTLRAPRDLGLHPETVSVPEPITFLSSDAAGSPRTGYALFYPPPAGHDAPEGEPPPLLVVIHGGPTGSATPVLSVAVQYWTSRGFGVVDVDYGGSTGYGRAYREQLKGAWGVVDVADCLAAARTLADTGRVDPARMAIRGGSAGGFTTLAALARDDTPFSAGADHFGVADLAALARDTHKFESRYLDGLVGPWPAAEAVYTERSPLTHVERFRTPLIVLQGDEDAIVPPNQSEMIVDALRGRGVPVAYLLFAGEQHGFRQAANIRRALDAELAFYSRVFGFALPPEEGIEPVDIENL; translated from the coding sequence GTGACGATCTCCGGGTACGGGTCGTGGCCGACACCGGTCACGTCCGAAGTGGTGGTGACGGCCGCGGTGCGGCTCGGGGAGGTCCGCCCCGACGGTGCGCCCGGCACCGAGGACACCGGGGTGGTCTGGGCCGAGGGCCGCGCCGCGGAGGGCGGCCGGACCCAGCTGGTGCGCCGTACCGGCGGCGACGCCGCGGGCTCGCGCACCGATCTGCTGCCCGAGGGCGCGAACGCCCGCTCGGCGGTCCACGAGTACGGCGGCGGCGCGTGGTGGCTGCACGCCGGCAGCCCCGGCGTCGTCTGGTACGTCGAGTGGGCCGACCAGCGCCTGTACCGGCTCGACCGCGGCGCCGCCCCGGTCGCGCTCACCCCGGAGCCCGCGGTGCCCCGCGGCGACCGCCACGCCGACGGCGACGTCGCCCCCGACGGCACCTGGATGGTCGTGGTCCGCGAGCGCCACCACGCCGCGCACACCCCGGCCGCCGAGGTCGTCAACGAGATCGTGCGGCTCGACGCCCGCGCCCCGTCGGAGCCGGAGGTGCTGGTCGGCGGCCCGGACTTCGTCGCCGCGCCGCGGATCTCCCCGGACGGCGGCACGCTGGCCTTTCTGTCCTGGAACCACCCGTCGATGCCGTGGGACGACGTCGAGCTCACCGTCCGCGACCTGGCGTCCGGGGTGGACACCGTCGTCGCGGGCGGGCCGGGGGAGTCGGTCACCGAGCCGCAGTGGCAGTCCGACGGCTCGCTGACGTTCATCAGCGACCGGACCGGCTGGTGGAACCTCTACCGCTGGCTGCCCGGCCACGACATCGAGACCCTGGTGCGGATCGACGCCGAGATCGGTGTCCCCGGCTGGTCGCTCGGCGGCTCGCGCTACGCCGTCCTCGACGACGGCCGCGTCGTGTTCGCCCGCTCCTCGCGCGGCTTCGACGCGCTGGTCGTGCGTGAGCTCGACGGCCGGATCATCGAGCTGGACACCCCGTTCACCGCGATCGGCTCGGTGCGCGCCGACGGACCCTACGCCGTGGTCTGCGTCGCCGGGTCGCCCACCGCCGAGCCGGGCGTGCACCGCGTCGTGCCCGCCCCGGACGGCGCGGGGGAGCCCGGCGCGGCCGGGGTGCAGACCCTGCGCGCCCCGCGCGACCTCGGCCTGCACCCGGAGACCGTGTCGGTTCCCGAGCCGATCACGTTCCTGTCCTCGGACGCCGCGGGCAGCCCGCGCACCGGCTACGCGCTGTTCTACCCGCCGCCGGCCGGTCACGACGCCCCCGAGGGCGAGCCGCCGCCGCTGCTCGTCGTCATCCACGGCGGGCCGACCGGCTCCGCGACCCCGGTCCTCTCGGTCGCCGTGCAGTACTGGACCAGCCGCGGGTTCGGCGTCGTCGACGTCGACTACGGCGGCTCCACCGGCTACGGCCGCGCCTACCGCGAGCAGTTGAAGGGCGCCTGGGGGGTCGTCGACGTCGCCGACTGTCTCGCCGCGGCCCGCACACTCGCCGACACCGGCCGCGTCGACCCGGCCCGGATGGCGATCCGCGGCGGCTCGGCGGGCGGGTTCACCACCCTGGCCGCCCTCGCCCGTGACGACACCCCGTTCTCCGCCGGGGCCGACCACTTCGGCGTCGCCGACCTGGCCGCGCTCGCCCGCGACACCCACAAGTTCGAGTCCCGCTACCTCGACGGCCTGGTCGGGCCGTGGCCCGCGGCGGAGGCGGTGTACACCGAGCGCTCGCCGCTCACCCACGTGGAGCGCTTCCGCACCCCGCTGATCGTGCTCCAGGGCGACGAGGACGCGATCGTCCCGCCCAACCAGTCGGAGATGATCGTCGACGCGCTGCGCGGGCGCGGGGTGCCGGTCGCCTACCTGCTGTTCGCCGGGGAGCAGCACGGCTTCCGACAGGCCGCGAACATCCGCCGGGCCCTCGACGCCGAGCTCGCGTTCTACTCCCGGGTGTTCGGGTTCGCGCTGCCCCCGGAGGAGGGCATCGAGCCGGTGGACATCGAGAACCTGTGA
- a CDS encoding helix-turn-helix domain-containing protein: MTGAAEALHLSQPALSHQLGRLEREIGTPADAPLVGQVDPDDQQVLTGQCGDVHARYSAAGPSRGPAGDRCFRAPR; the protein is encoded by the coding sequence GTGACCGGGGCGGCCGAGGCCCTGCACCTGTCCCAGCCCGCATTGTCCCACCAGCTGGGCCGGCTCGAACGCGAGATCGGCACCCCCGCCGATGCTCCCCTCGTCGGTCAGGTCGATCCGGACGATCAGCAGGTCCTGACCGGCCAGTGTGGTGATGTCCATGCCCGGTACAGCGCCGCCGGGCCGTCGCGCGGTCCCGCGGGCGATCGATGCTTCCGGGCACCGCGATAG
- a CDS encoding HpcH/HpaI aldolase/citrate lyase family protein, producing the protein MDTAASPLDHGPALLFCPGNRPDRFAKALAAADAVILDLEDAVGPDDKDGARDSVVAALAELDRTRVVVRVNAPGAPAHDGDVAALAAYPDLTLMMPMATSAAAVEALAPHPVIALCETAHGVLEAPSIARASNCVGLMWGSEDLLADLGGRTGRAAGGGYGPALTEARTRILYAARAAGPAPVDTVLTDIADTDTLLADTVDAANAGFAAKVCIHPSQVDVVRRGFRPGEAETEHARALLAEAERHPGVFRFGGEMIDAPVLARARATLRLAEA; encoded by the coding sequence GTGGACACCGCCGCCAGCCCGCTCGACCACGGGCCCGCCCTGCTGTTCTGCCCCGGCAACCGGCCGGATCGGTTCGCCAAGGCGCTCGCCGCCGCCGACGCCGTCATCCTCGACCTGGAGGACGCCGTCGGCCCGGACGACAAGGACGGCGCCCGGGACTCCGTCGTCGCCGCGCTGGCGGAGCTGGACCGCACCCGGGTGGTCGTGCGGGTCAACGCGCCCGGCGCCCCCGCCCACGACGGCGACGTCGCCGCGCTGGCCGCCTACCCCGACCTCACGCTGATGATGCCGATGGCGACGAGCGCCGCCGCGGTGGAGGCGCTGGCCCCGCACCCGGTGATCGCGCTGTGCGAGACCGCGCACGGAGTGCTGGAGGCGCCGTCGATCGCCCGGGCGTCGAACTGCGTGGGCCTGATGTGGGGCAGCGAGGACCTGCTCGCCGACCTGGGCGGGCGCACCGGGCGCGCGGCCGGCGGCGGTTACGGCCCGGCCCTCACCGAGGCCCGCACCCGGATCCTCTACGCCGCCCGCGCCGCGGGCCCGGCCCCGGTCGACACCGTGCTCACCGACATCGCCGACACCGACACCCTGCTCGCCGACACCGTCGACGCGGCGAATGCGGGGTTCGCGGCGAAGGTGTGCATCCACCCGTCGCAGGTGGACGTCGTGCGCCGCGGGTTCCGGCCCGGCGAGGCCGAGACCGAGCACGCCCGCGCCCTGCTCGCCGAGGCGGAGCGGCACCCCGGGGTGTTCCGGTTCGGCGGGGAGATGATCGACGCACCGGTGCTCGCCCGGGCCCGGGCGACGCTGCGGCTGGCCGAGGCATAG
- a CDS encoding alpha/beta fold hydrolase produces MTTFALVPGAGTDTWYWGPLERELTRRGHRAVPVELPCDDDTAGLETYADAVVAAVGGADDLVVVAHSFGGFSAPLVCDRIAVRGLVLVTAMVPLPGESAAQWGDATGAGAALAEQDARDGRDPDDVVGLFYHDVDESVANEALRHERDQSATTWTQPWPRAAWPDVPTRYLLCREDKLFPAAFVRTMLARRLRGVVPEMVPGGHHPMLSHPGALAAAVLGR; encoded by the coding sequence ATGACGACCTTCGCGCTCGTCCCCGGGGCGGGGACCGACACCTGGTACTGGGGTCCGCTGGAACGGGAGCTGACCCGGCGCGGCCACCGCGCGGTGCCGGTCGAGCTGCCCTGCGACGACGACACCGCCGGGCTGGAGACCTACGCCGACGCCGTCGTGGCCGCGGTCGGCGGTGCCGACGACCTCGTGGTCGTCGCGCACTCCTTCGGCGGGTTCAGCGCACCGCTGGTGTGCGACCGGATCGCGGTGCGTGGGCTCGTCCTGGTGACGGCGATGGTGCCGCTGCCGGGCGAGTCCGCGGCGCAGTGGGGCGACGCGACCGGCGCCGGGGCGGCGCTCGCGGAGCAGGACGCCCGCGACGGGCGCGACCCCGACGACGTCGTCGGGCTCTTCTACCACGACGTCGACGAGTCGGTGGCGAACGAGGCACTGCGTCACGAGCGCGACCAGTCCGCGACGACGTGGACCCAGCCGTGGCCGCGTGCGGCCTGGCCGGACGTGCCGACCCGGTATCTGCTGTGCCGCGAGGACAAGCTGTTCCCGGCCGCGTTCGTCCGGACGATGCTCGCCCGGCGGCTGCGCGGCGTCGTGCCCGAGATGGTCCCCGGCGGGCACCACCCGATGCTGTCGCACCCCGGCGCGCTGGCCGCGGCGGTGCTCGGTCGCTGA